Genomic window (Gemmatimonadota bacterium):
TGAAGTTGGGTCCGGGCGAGTTGCGTCTCCAACAAGTCGGCCCGCATCACCCGGTCGGCATACCGTCGTTGGGCCTCGAGGGCGCGCCCGATCACGACGAGGGTGATGTAGACAAAGACCCAGACATCGAGCCACCAGACCCAGACGGGCAGGTACGGATCGATGGCGCGCTCGCCAAAGAACGACACCGCCTGGCGTCGCACCTCCGACACCACCGACGCGAGCGCCGCGGCAGCGATGGCGTGCCCCGCGATGCTGGCCCACCACCCGACCCGACGCGGGGCGAGCCACTGCGCAAGGCGAAAGACCCCGGGGGTCAGGACCGCCCAGGTCCAGGCGATGGCAAAGGCGCACGGGATCGTCCAGCGCAGCGCTTCCCGCGGCGTGGAATACGCCAGCGTCCAGATGACGCTGTAGCACACGCCATACAACGTCCACGCCGCAAAGACGTAGAGCCACACCGATCGCCGCTCGAGCTGCCTGACGCGCGTCGAACTCGTCACGCTTCCCCTCGCCGTCACTCCCCGCGGAAAGTCGCCGGGCACGGGGATGTTGTGAGCAAACGGCGACGATTCCAAGGGGGCTGGGGCAAGGCGTGCGGGAGCGCGACGAGTGGAGGGCCCGCCCCCCCCAGGGTTTGACCGCCGCACCGAGTGCAGGGTTGCTGCCGGGCCGTGACATCGTGGCCCACGGTCCTCTCATCCCTCGTGGGGCGGGCTTCGTCACCCAGGTATTTGTGCCTTTACCGGCGGCTGTGGCACCATCCGGTCCATGTCCAGACACAGCGTTGTTGCCCTCCTGTCGTTGGTCGGCTGCCTCCAAGCGCCGAGCCTCGCGCCGATCCCCCCGCTCCCCGAAACCGGCACGCGGATCCTGTTCATCGGGAACAGCCTCACCTACCAGAATGACCTTCCGACAGTCCTGGGCGCCGTCGCGAGGAGCGCCGGGGATACTATGCACACCCGCATGGTGGCCTTCGCGAACTTCGCGCTCGAAGACCACTGGAACGAAGGGAGCGCGGCCCGCGCCCTCGGCGGCCAGCGATGGGACTACGTGGTCATGCAACAGGGTCCGTCCTCGCTTCCCGAGAACCAGGCACACTTGGCGACGTGGAGTTCGCGGTTCGCGCCGTTGATCACGACGGCGGGCGCCCGTCCCGTGTTATACCAGGTGTGGCCTGCACGCACGCGGCCGCAGGACTTTCCGGGGGTGAAGTCCGCGTACCAGAACGCCGCCACGGGGATCGGCGGGCTGTTCGCCCCCGCGGGAGAGGCCCTGCGCGCGGCGCTCGCGGAGACACCGGAACTTCCGGTGCTCGACGTCGATGGGTTCCACCCAACCGCGCTCGGCACGCTGCTCGCGGCCTACGTCATCTACGAACGCGTGCGCGGGCGTCCGGTCACCGGTCTCCCCGTTCCCCCGGGGTTCGGTGGACTGACGCCCGCGCTCCTGTCCCGCATTCAGTCACTCGCTCACGACGCGGTGCTGTCCTCGCCTTGAACTAGCCTGCTGGCGAAATGCAGGCGGCCGGGAACTTGGCGAACAGTTTGGTCATGCCGTCGCGCACCCGTTTGGCGAGTTCCTGGTTGTTCCCGATCGCCCCGCTGAGGTCGGTCTGCATCCAGCCACGCCAGATGACCTTCTTGCCCTTCGCGTCGGCGATATCCACGAGGACGGTGCCCTCTTCGTAGGTGATGACTTGCGACTGAGCGTACCCGGTCTGGTCATACCCGGCGGCGCGGTCAGCCTCGTACACGTTGACGCGATCCCGCACGGTCGCATGAAAGTGAATGGTGAGGTCGCCCCCCGACTGGGCCTTCATCAGCCCGAGCTTGCCCAGCTGGTCGTCGACCTGGCGCTGGACCTCCGAGATGAAGAACGGATTGTTGTCGAGCCGTGGGTCACCGGTCGGCAACTGGTCCGGCATCTCCCAGGTGTACGACCGGTAGGCGGCCGGTTGGAGGTTCGACGCCGCATCCGCTCCAACGGTCAGGGCAGGGGCGCATGCCATTGCGCCAGCGGCCAAGGCAAGGAAGGCGGGTGCAAAGAGTCGGGGGCGCATGGTCTCTCCTGTTACTCGAGGGGCAGGACGCGCCAGCCACGACCGGCACCGCGCGTCCGTATCGAGAATACCCGTGCGGGCCTCGCCGTTGTGTCGGGTGAGCGCGGCACTTACGTCAGGCATCAGGGAACAGCTGACGGACCATTCCCTCACATCCCGCCTGACGTCCGCGTGACAGGGTCCTGTACCTTTCCGCTCCATGCCCGGTCTCGTCCCGTCCCCCAGCCAACAGCGCGCCATCGAGGCCGACATGGGCCCGGTCCTGGTGATCGCCGGGCCGGGCGCGGGCAAGACGTTCTGCCTCGTCGAGCGGATCCGGCGCCTGATCAGCGTGCATGGCATAACGCCGTCGCGGATCTGTGCCTTCACCTTCACGAACAAGGCGGCGAACGAGATCTCGGATCGCCTGACCGACCTGCCGGGGGCCGGTGAGGTCCATCGGGGGACCATGCACGCGTTCTGTGCGGAACTGTTGCGCGCGCACGGCGCCTCGGTCGGCGTGGCGCGCGGGTTCGGCATTGCGGACGAGGCCTACCAGTGTGACGTCCTGGCCCGGCTCGGGACCCAGGCGCGTTGGCAGAAGGGGGTGTTGACCGCCTTCGCCCGCCATCGCTTTCGCGACGAGCCGCTCGAACCGGAAGACGCCAAGCGGCTGCAGCGCTACGAGGCCTACCTGGGCCAGCGCAACGTGCTCGACTTCGACCAACTGGTCATCCGGGCGGCCGGGGCAATGGAGGTCCCCGCCGTGCGCGATGCCGTGCGGGCGCGCTTCGACTACCTCCTGGTCGATGAATTCCAGGATCTCAACCCGGTCGCGTTCGAGCTGGTCAAGGCCATGTTGCCGGAGAGCCTGAACGTCTTCGCCGTCGGCGACGATGAGCAGTCGATCTACTCCTGGGCCGGCGCGGACCCGAAGGTGTTCGGCGCATTCCTCAATGCCTTCCCGCGCGCACAGCAGATTGCGTTAGGCGAGAATCGCCGTTGTCCGGCCCAGGTGATGGGGCCGGCCCGACGCCTCATCGACCGCAACCGTCGCATCTTCGACGACCCCAAGGTCGTCGAGGCCCCGCGCCAATCCCGCTTTCCCGTCACGCTGCATTCCTTTGACTCCGTCGAGACGGAAACCACCTGGCTGCTGCAGGACGTGCGCGAGACCCGGGCGGCGGAGGGGCTGGCCTGGGGGGACATCGCCCTGCTCTACCGCACCAACGATGCGGGCGGGCGACTGGAGGCCGCGTTCCTCGGCGCTGGCGTGCCGTGCCGCATGTCTGCCGGGCGCGCCCTCGCTGACCATCCCGTGGTGGTGTACCTCCTCTCGGCGCTTCGCGTCATCCTGCATCCCAACGATCCGGCGCGGGAGGCCGGATTCTTCCGCGCCGTGTTGCCGCCGCTCCTCTTCGCCGATGCGCGGGCCCGCGCGGAGCAGCGGGACAATGACCTCGCGGCGCAGCTCGAAGGGATCGCGCGCGAACGGAAGGGCACGGACGCCGCTCGCATGATCCGACGTGCCCAGGTCGAACTGCAGAACCTCGCGGCCCTTGGCGAGCGCCACACCACCCTCGATGCCCTGCTCCACGAGCTGTTGTCGCAACGGGTGGGACAGTACCGATCCGCCCTGGACGACCTGCACGACGAGTTGAGCGACCCACGCGAAGATCCCGACGTCCGCGCGCTGGCACGGGACCTCGAGCATGCGATGGTCTCGGGGCGCCCGGTGGTGGTGGCTCCCATGCAGGGCGTCGAGTTTGCCATCCGCACCATGTTCGGCCGGGCCCAACTCGCCCGCCTGCTCCTGGAACGACCGTGGCCCGGCCCCCCGTTGGTGATCGGCCCGGACACCACGCCTGCCCTGGGAGTGGCGTTAGGCACCTTCAAGGCACTGCAGCTGCTGGCCACGCGGGAATTCACCGATGTATTCGGCGACTTTGTGGCGCTGGACTTCGAGGCGACCGACCTCGACCCGCAGCGGGCCCGGATCATTGAAATCGGGGCCGCGCGGGTACGATCCGGCCAGGTGGTGGATCGATTCCAGGCGCTGGTGCAACCCGGTGTGGAGGTGCCACCCGTTGTCACGCGGACCACGGGGATCGACGGCGGCATGCTCACCGACGCGCCGACGTTCGCCGACGTGTGGCCAGCGCTGCAGGAGTTCCTGGGGCGCGATCTCGTCATCGCCCACAACGGTCACACCTACGACTTCCCGCTCCTCAAGGCCGAAGTGGCGCGCCTGGGCGAGGGCTTCGAGGTGCGTGGATACGACACGCTTCCACTCGCCCGTGAGGTGCACGTGGGCAGTGCGCGCCTCGACGCACTCGCGGCCGCGTTCGGCGTGCCCACGGGCGCCAGCCACCGCGCCCTCGACGACACGCTGGCCCTCGCCGGGGTGGTGCCGCACCTCAATGCCCTCAAGTTCTCCCGGGTGCGCAAAACCGCACTCGGCGGCTGCGTGGAGGCGCTGGCACTGGGGTTGGCCCTCACGCCGGAACACACCAGCGAGGCGTCCAGGCTCTTTGCCGAGATCCGGGTCTTCCCGCTGTTCCGGCATGCGACGTCGCTGGACGCCTATCGCGATGCGCGGGAGGCCACCCACCCCGAGTGGCCCTCCTGGGATCAGGTCGTCGAACGGCTCGGCGGGGTCGTGACGATGGCCAGGCTCCGCAAGGAACGGGACGCGGACGATCGCTACCCCGAACTCATGGCGCGGCTGCGACGGGTCCTCGATGGTCTCACCGGCGACTCGCTGGGGGAACAGATCCGCGCCTTCCTCGAGACAATTGTCCTGTCACAACAGGACGGCGTGACTCCCGACCACGATCGCGTCAACCTGCTCACCCTGCACTCCACGAAGGGGCTCGAGTTCAAGCACGTCTATATCGTGGGCGCGAGCAACAATGACATCGTGCTCGGCAAGCCGGACCGCTGGAGCGAGGATGACGTCGAAGAAGGGCGTCGACTCCTGTACGTGGGGATGACCCGCACCGAGGAACGGCTGGTGCTCACGGTCGCGGATACGCGTGGCCAGAAGCGGTGCGACGACCGGGGGTTTCTCGCCGAGATGGGCCTCGACGAAGGGACGCTCAGCCCGTCAACGCCTCGGTAAACGCGCGCACGGCGGGCGGGCCGGCAAACGGCTCGTAGTCATGCTTGAAGAAGACGTACGCTTCCTTCCACGGCTCATCCTGCACCCGGCGGGCCCAGGTCGTGAGCGTGTGCGCGTCGTAGTCGTAGCGATGCAGTCGCAGGTACCCCCAGTCAGCGGTCGGAATCAGCGGCGAGGCAAAGTCATCCTGGTCGGTGACGGTGAGGGCGTGATTGCGCCCGCGCAACTCGGCTACCACGTCGTCCTCGAACCAGCTCGCATGCCGGAACTCGAAGGTGAAGCGGCGGTCCGAGGGCAGTAGGTCACAAAAGCGCTGGAGCCGAACGAGATCCTTCTTGAGATTCGGGGGGCACTGGAACAACACCACACCCAGCTTGGGGTCCATCGCCGCGAGGTTCTTGAGCAGGAACTCGAGCGGGCTCGCCGCTTCCTCCTTGAGGCGGGCATGGTGTGTGATGCGCTGTGACGCCTTGAGGGAGAAGCGGAACGCGTCGGGCACCTGTGCCGCCCACTCCCGCATCACGTGCTCCTTGGGGAGCCGGTAGAACGTGTTGTTGATCTCCACGGTCGGGAACTGCGTCGCGTAGTACTCCAGCATCCCGGCATCGGGGAGCTCCTCCGGATAGAAGGTCCCCTTCCACTCCTTGAACGCGTACCCGCTGGTCCCGACCCGTACCTTCACGACGCCTTCCGTTCTTCGCCGCCCGCGTCGCCGGTACCTCCCGCCTGCTTCGCGAGGCTCGCCTTCAGCGCCTCCATGAGGTCGATGATCTTGCCGCCGCCGTCCTGGCTGGGCTCGGCGGTAATCTCCTGGCCGTCGACCTTGCGGTTGATCGCCTCGAGCACGCGCTCGCGGACCGTGTCCCGGTACTTCTCGGGGTGGAATTCCTCGGTCGCCGTCTGCGCGATGAGTTGCTTGGCCAGCGTCAGCTCCATGGGCTTGATCTCCCCTTCACCGACCGGCACCTCCTTGGCGGAACGCAGCTCATCGGCATAGTGCAGCTGCTCCATCACGAGGACGCCCTCGCGCGGTCGGATCAGGATGAGGTGTTGTTGCCCGCGCGCCGCGTACTGTCCAAGGGCCGCGTAGCCGGTTTCCTCGAGCGCCCGGGCGAGGAGGCGATAGGCGCGATCACCGCCCTTGTCCGGCCCGACGTAGTACACCTTCGACAGGTATTCCCGATCGACCTTGGCCAGGGGGACAAACTCGATGATGTCGATCGTCCCGGTCGCCTTCTCCTCGAGTGCCTTGAGCTCCTCAGGGGTGAAGACCACGTACTGGTCCTTGGCGAACTCGTACCCCTTCACCATCTCGTCCCGCGGCACGACCTCGCTCGTCTTGGGATCGATGTATTGCTGCTTCAGGCGCGTCCCGCTCTTCTTCGACAGCAGGTTGAACGAGACACTCTGCCGTGACTCGGACGACGAGTACACGTTGACCGGGACGGAAACGAGGCCGAAGGAGATCGTGGCGGTGCCAATCGAACGTGCGGGCATGGGACCGGCGGACAGGGGTCGGGCGCCCCGGGTGGCCACCCGTGCGCGTGAAGGCTCTCGCCGAATGTATGCAGGGGTCCTCCTCCGTGTCGATGCCGGGCTCGGGCAAAGGTGCCGGCTCGGCGAGGCTTCCCGCCGTCGGTGGCCGTCCTAGCTTTCCCGGATGGCCGACTCACCCGACGCGCTCAATGGTGGCGCCCCACCGGACGACGCGCTCGCGACCTACCGCGCCAAGCGATCCGCGGATCGCTCGCCGGAACCCGTGGGCCACGTCTCCAACGTGCCGGGCCGGCTCTTCGTCGTGCACAAGCACGCCGCCCGCCAGCTGCATTTCGACCTCCGGCTCGAGATGGACGGCGTGTTGCGCTCATGGGCCGTCCCGCGGGGACCGTCGTATGACCAGGCGGACAAGCGCCTCGCGGTCCGGGTGGAAGACCATCCCCTGGAGTACGGCGACTTCGAGGGGATCATCCCCGAGGGCAACTACGGCGCGGGCGGGGTGATCGTGTGGGATCGCGGCGAGTGGGTCCCGCTCGAGGATTGGCGCACCGGGCTGGAGAAGGGCAAGCTCCTCTTTGAGCTCAAGGGCTACAAGCTCAAGGGCAAGTGGACCCTGGTGAAGATCAAGAAGACCGAGAAGGAGTGGTTGTTCATCAAGGAGCGCGACGCCTGGCTGCGCTCGCCAGGGACCGACTTCCCCGAAGGCTCCGTATTGTCCGGGCTGACGGTGGAGGAAGTGAAGGCGGGGCAGACGCGAGTCGGAATGCTTCGCGCGATAGTTGAGGGGCAGGCGCCCGTGGGGACGGTTGAGCTCGCCCCGCAGGCCGTGATGCTGGCCGAATCCACCGAGACGGCGTTCACGCGGGAGGGCTGGGTCTTTGAGCTGAAGATGGATGGGTACCGGCTCCTTGCCATCAAGAAGCGTGGTGAGGTCCAACTCCTCACGCGCAACGGCAACGACTACACCCTGGTCTTCCCCGAGGTGGCAAAGGCGGTGCGCGCCCTGCCCTTCGACGACGCCGTGATTGATGGCGAGGTCGTCGTCACGGACGCGCAGGGACGACCGGACTTCTCGCTCCTGCAGCGGCGCGGACGGCTGTCGAACGAGATCGAGGTGCGACGCGCCGCCGTGGAGCTTCCCGCAGCCTACTTCGCCTTCGACCTCCTCTCGTTTGGGGAGTTCGACCTGCGCGGCCTTCCCCTCCTCAAGCGCAAGGAGGTCCTCGAGCGCGCGCTTCCCCAGGTCGGCGCCGTCCGCTACCTGGAGCACATCCCTGTGCAGGGCGAGGCGATGCTGCGGCAGGTGGAGGCGATGGGGCTCGAGGGCATCATCGCCAAGAAGGCCGACGCCGCCTACCGCGGCGGGCGGTCGTCCCAGTGGCTCAAGATCAAGGCGCAACGCACCGGCGACTTTGCCATCGTTGGGTACACGACCCCCAACGGCGGGCGCAGCGGGTTCGGCGCCCTGCAGCTGGCGGACCGGGTCGGGGGCCAGCTGGTCTACGCAGGACGTGCCGGGACGGGCTTCACCGATCAGCAGCTGGCGCAGTACCACGCACTGCTCTCCCCGCTTGTGCGGGCCACGCCGCCGTGCGAGGGCCCGTTCCCGATGGACGCCCAGGCCCCACGCGACGCCGCTGCCATCCCCGAGACCTCGACAACCCACTGGGTGGAACCGCGGTTCTGCTGCGAGGTGCGCTACACCGAGTTCACCCCCGATGGATTGCTCCGCCACCCGGCCTTCCTCCGGTGGCGCGAAGACAAACGACCCGAAGATTGCGACCGCCAGGACGCGCGGGCACTCCCTCGGGCGCTGCCGGGTACGCCGGCCGCAACCCCGACGAGCCCAGACGTCGCCGACCCTGCCCCGGCACCGCAAACCCCGGCGCCGCGCACGGTCGCCTTCTCCAACCTCAACAAGATCTTCTGGCCGGAGGAGAAGTACACCAAGGGCGACCTGATCGACTACTATCGGGCCATCGCCCCCTGGCTCCTCGTCTACCTGCGCAACCGACCCGTCGTCCTCACGCGTTTCCCCGATGGGATCGACGGCAAGTCGTTCTACCAGAAGGACGCCCCCGAATTCGCCCCGGAGTGGATGCGCACCGTCCCGATCTGGGCCAATGACACGAGCCGGTTCATCCGGTACTTCGTCTGCGACGACGTGGACGCGCTGCTCTACATTGCCAACATGGGGAGCATTCCCCTGCACATCTGGCAGAGCCGCGTCGGGACCCTCGAGCAGCCCGACTGGTGCGTCATCGACCTGGACCCCAAGGAAGCCCCGTTCAGCGACGTCATCACGACGGCACAGGTGCTGCACCGCTTGTGCGACGAGATCGCCCTGCCGCACTACCTCAAGACCACCGGCAAGAGCGGTCTCCACATCCTCATCCCGCTCGGCCGCCAGTGCACCTACGAGCAGTGCCGCACGTTAGGCGAGTTGCTCGCGCGCCTGGTCATCCGTGAGCTGCCGGAGATCACCACCATCACGCGCCACGTGACGCGCCGCGGCGACAAGGTCTACCTCGACTACCTGCAGAACCGGCACGGCCAGCTCATCGTGTCCCCCTTCAGCGTGCGCCCGCAACCCGGCGCAACGGTCTCGATGCCCCTCACCTGGGACGAGCTGACCCCGGACCTCGATCCGCGGTGGTTCACCATTCGCACCGCACCGGAACGGATGGCGAAGCTGGGACGTGACCCGATGGCGCCGGTGCTGGAAGACAAGCCGGATCTCGCGCTCGCGCTCACGCGCCTTGCCGAGCGATTGCATGCGTAACCTGCGGCGTGCGCTCGCCCTTGCCCTGCTCGTCGGAGCGTGTCGCGATGCCGCCGTCACCGCGCCGGCTGACCCGCCGCCGATTCCAACGGCGTCCGAGCCAACCCTGACGCGCGAGTTTCGCGGCCTCTGGATCGCCACGGTCGCCAACATCGACTTCCCCTCGGCCGCCGCGCTGCCGGTCGCGCAACAGCGCGCGGAGCTGATCGCGCTGCTCGACCTGGCGCAGTCGTTGAAACTCACCGCCGTGCTCCTCCAAGTGCGCGCGGCCGGCGACGCGCTCTATCCGTCCCCCCACGAGCCGTGGATGGCTTCGTTAGGCGGCGCACAGGGAACGGACCCGGGATGGGATCCGCTCGACGTCGCCGTTCGCGAGGCCCACGCCCGGGGCCTCGAGCTGCATGCCTGGTTCAATCCGTTTCGCGCCGGTAACGCCAGCGACACGCTGCGATTGCACCCGACGCACCTCGCGCGACGACGCCCGGACCTCGCCCGCGTGGTCCGGGGCTCCCTCTGGTTTGACCCCGGCGAAGCCGAGGTCCACGACCACGCGATGACCGTGATACGCGACGTGCTCGCGAGGTACGATATCGACGCCGTGCACATCGACGACTTCTTCTATCCGTATCCTACGACGGGAACCCCTATCCCGGTCCCATTCCCGGACTCGGCCACCTACGCGCGATACACCGCCTCTACCACGTCTGCCCTGGCCCTCGCCGACTGGCGACGCGACAACGTCAACCGCTTTGTCCAGCGCCTGTATCGCGAGGTCCATGCCGCCAAGCCACACGTCAAGGTTGGCATTTCCCCCTTTGGCATCTGGCGCCCAGGCAACCCCGCCGGCATCGTCGGGCTCGACGCCTGGCGAGACATCTACGCCGACTCCCGCCACTGGCTGCAACAGGGATGGCTGGACTACATGGCGCCACAGCTCTACTGGTCCATCGCATCAACTGGGCAGAGTTTCCCAGCCCTTAATGCCTGGTGGCTGTCGCAGAACACGGCGGGACGCCACATCTGGCCGGGGCTCGCAGCTTACCGCGTGGCCGACGGCTCCGCCTCTGCCTTTGTCGCCGAGGAGGTCGCAAGTCAGGTGAGCCTCCTCCGACTCAATCGCCCCAACCCGGGATTCGTGTTGTACAACGCGTCGACGATGCGCCGGGATCGCGGGGGCCTCACGACGCTCCTCCGCGCCTCCACCACGCGGGAGGCCGCCGTGTCGCCCAGCTATCCGTGGTTGGACCCACTCCCACCGGACGCCCCGAGCATCACCGTCGATGGCACCAGCATTCGCATGGCGCCCGGGGCCACGGAAGAACCCGCCTGGTGGATCGTTCACACCTCCGACCTGACGTCGTGGACGCAACGCACCGTCCCGGGGAGCGTCCGTACCGTCCCCCAAAACGGCGCGCGCATGGTCCGCGTCCGCGCCGCAGACCGCGCCTTTAACCTGAGCACCCCGGCCCGCTGGCCATGACCGCCCCACATACGCGCGGCGAGCGCGTCGCCCAGCTCGGCGTGCTCGCCAATGCCGCGCTCGCCATCACCAAGCTGGTGGCGGGCTTCGTGGGCAACTCCTACGCACTGATCGCCGATGCGATCGAGTCTACCGCGGACATCCTCTCCTCGTTGATCGTGTGGGGCGGGCTGCGCGTCGCCAGCCGCGAACCGGATGCCACTTACCCGTTCGGCTACGGCCGCGCCGAGACGCTGGCAGGCGCCACGGTCGCGATCATGTTGCTCGGGGCCGCCCTCGTCATCGCCGTCGAGGCCGTCATCGAGATTCGGACGCCGCATCACAGCCCCGCACCGTGGACCCTTGCGGTCCTGGTGGCCGTCATCGTGCTGAAGTGGTGGCTCGCCCGCCACGTGGGCTCGGTGGCCACCGAGATCTCGTCCACAGCTGTGCGATCCGATGCCTGGCACCATCTCAGTGATGCCATCACGTCCGCGGCAGCGTTCATCGGGATCTCGATCGCCGTCTGGGGCGGACCCGGCTGGGAGAGTGCCGACGACTGGGCCGCCCTCGTCGCGGCTGCGGTCATCGTCTATAATGGCGCGCGCATGCTGCAGGGATCGCTGGCCGAGTTGATGGATCGCGCCGTGGCCCCGTCGCTGATCGACACCATTCGCGCCGCGGCGGAAGGGGTGGACGGCGTCCGCGCCACCGAGAAACTTGCCGCGCGAAAGAGTGGGCTTCACTACCGGGTGACAATCCATGTCCAGGCGGACCCCCACCTGTCGCTCCACGACGCCCATATCCTTGGGGGGAAGGTGAAAGGAGCCATCCGCACCAGGTTGCCTAACGTGCAGTCGGTGCTCGTCCACATGGAGCCGTTCGAGGGCCCGCGCCCCGGCTGACGTTTCCGCAGTGGTGCCACGCGGCGGCGTGCGCTACGTTCCCGCGCCCTT
Coding sequences:
- a CDS encoding DUF4136 domain-containing protein produces the protein MRPRLFAPAFLALAAGAMACAPALTVGADAASNLQPAAYRSYTWEMPDQLPTGDPRLDNNPFFISEVQRQVDDQLGKLGLMKAQSGGDLTIHFHATVRDRVNVYEADRAAGYDQTGYAQSQVITYEEGTVLVDIADAKGKKVIWRGWMQTDLSGAIGNNQELAKRVRDGMTKLFAKFPAACISPAG
- a CDS encoding UvrD-helicase domain-containing protein, whose product is MPGLVPSPSQQRAIEADMGPVLVIAGPGAGKTFCLVERIRRLISVHGITPSRICAFTFTNKAANEISDRLTDLPGAGEVHRGTMHAFCAELLRAHGASVGVARGFGIADEAYQCDVLARLGTQARWQKGVLTAFARHRFRDEPLEPEDAKRLQRYEAYLGQRNVLDFDQLVIRAAGAMEVPAVRDAVRARFDYLLVDEFQDLNPVAFELVKAMLPESLNVFAVGDDEQSIYSWAGADPKVFGAFLNAFPRAQQIALGENRRCPAQVMGPARRLIDRNRRIFDDPKVVEAPRQSRFPVTLHSFDSVETETTWLLQDVRETRAAEGLAWGDIALLYRTNDAGGRLEAAFLGAGVPCRMSAGRALADHPVVVYLLSALRVILHPNDPAREAGFFRAVLPPLLFADARARAEQRDNDLAAQLEGIARERKGTDAARMIRRAQVELQNLAALGERHTTLDALLHELLSQRVGQYRSALDDLHDELSDPREDPDVRALARDLEHAMVSGRPVVVAPMQGVEFAIRTMFGRAQLARLLLERPWPGPPLVIGPDTTPALGVALGTFKALQLLATREFTDVFGDFVALDFEATDLDPQRARIIEIGAARVRSGQVVDRFQALVQPGVEVPPVVTRTTGIDGGMLTDAPTFADVWPALQEFLGRDLVIAHNGHTYDFPLLKAEVARLGEGFEVRGYDTLPLAREVHVGSARLDALAAAFGVPTGASHRALDDTLALAGVVPHLNALKFSRVRKTALGGCVEALALGLALTPEHTSEASRLFAEIRVFPLFRHATSLDAYRDAREATHPEWPSWDQVVERLGGVVTMARLRKERDADDRYPELMARLRRVLDGLTGDSLGEQIRAFLETIVLSQQDGVTPDHDRVNLLTLHSTKGLEFKHVYIVGASNNDIVLGKPDRWSEDDVEEGRRLLYVGMTRTEERLVLTVADTRGQKRCDDRGFLAEMGLDEGTLSPSTPR
- a CDS encoding DUF72 domain-containing protein, whose translation is MKVRVGTSGYAFKEWKGTFYPEELPDAGMLEYYATQFPTVEINNTFYRLPKEHVMREWAAQVPDAFRFSLKASQRITHHARLKEEAASPLEFLLKNLAAMDPKLGVVLFQCPPNLKKDLVRLQRFCDLLPSDRRFTFEFRHASWFEDDVVAELRGRNHALTVTDQDDFASPLIPTADWGYLRLHRYDYDAHTLTTWARRVQDEPWKEAYVFFKHDYEPFAGPPAVRAFTEALTG
- a CDS encoding Ku protein; this translates as MPARSIGTATISFGLVSVPVNVYSSSESRQSVSFNLLSKKSGTRLKQQYIDPKTSEVVPRDEMVKGYEFAKDQYVVFTPEELKALEEKATGTIDIIEFVPLAKVDREYLSKVYYVGPDKGGDRAYRLLARALEETGYAALGQYAARGQQHLILIRPREGVLVMEQLHYADELRSAKEVPVGEGEIKPMELTLAKQLIAQTATEEFHPEKYRDTVRERVLEAINRKVDGQEITAEPSQDGGGKIIDLMEALKASLAKQAGGTGDAGGEERKAS
- the ligD gene encoding DNA ligase D; its protein translation is MADSPDALNGGAPPDDALATYRAKRSADRSPEPVGHVSNVPGRLFVVHKHAARQLHFDLRLEMDGVLRSWAVPRGPSYDQADKRLAVRVEDHPLEYGDFEGIIPEGNYGAGGVIVWDRGEWVPLEDWRTGLEKGKLLFELKGYKLKGKWTLVKIKKTEKEWLFIKERDAWLRSPGTDFPEGSVLSGLTVEEVKAGQTRVGMLRAIVEGQAPVGTVELAPQAVMLAESTETAFTREGWVFELKMDGYRLLAIKKRGEVQLLTRNGNDYTLVFPEVAKAVRALPFDDAVIDGEVVVTDAQGRPDFSLLQRRGRLSNEIEVRRAAVELPAAYFAFDLLSFGEFDLRGLPLLKRKEVLERALPQVGAVRYLEHIPVQGEAMLRQVEAMGLEGIIAKKADAAYRGGRSSQWLKIKAQRTGDFAIVGYTTPNGGRSGFGALQLADRVGGQLVYAGRAGTGFTDQQLAQYHALLSPLVRATPPCEGPFPMDAQAPRDAAAIPETSTTHWVEPRFCCEVRYTEFTPDGLLRHPAFLRWREDKRPEDCDRQDARALPRALPGTPAATPTSPDVADPAPAPQTPAPRTVAFSNLNKIFWPEEKYTKGDLIDYYRAIAPWLLVYLRNRPVVLTRFPDGIDGKSFYQKDAPEFAPEWMRTVPIWANDTSRFIRYFVCDDVDALLYIANMGSIPLHIWQSRVGTLEQPDWCVIDLDPKEAPFSDVITTAQVLHRLCDEIALPHYLKTTGKSGLHILIPLGRQCTYEQCRTLGELLARLVIRELPEITTITRHVTRRGDKVYLDYLQNRHGQLIVSPFSVRPQPGATVSMPLTWDELTPDLDPRWFTIRTAPERMAKLGRDPMAPVLEDKPDLALALTRLAERLHA
- a CDS encoding family 10 glycosylhydrolase; amino-acid sequence: MRNLRRALALALLVGACRDAAVTAPADPPPIPTASEPTLTREFRGLWIATVANIDFPSAAALPVAQQRAELIALLDLAQSLKLTAVLLQVRAAGDALYPSPHEPWMASLGGAQGTDPGWDPLDVAVREAHARGLELHAWFNPFRAGNASDTLRLHPTHLARRRPDLARVVRGSLWFDPGEAEVHDHAMTVIRDVLARYDIDAVHIDDFFYPYPTTGTPIPVPFPDSATYARYTASTTSALALADWRRDNVNRFVQRLYREVHAAKPHVKVGISPFGIWRPGNPAGIVGLDAWRDIYADSRHWLQQGWLDYMAPQLYWSIASTGQSFPALNAWWLSQNTAGRHIWPGLAAYRVADGSASAFVAEEVASQVSLLRLNRPNPGFVLYNASTMRRDRGGLTTLLRASTTREAAVSPSYPWLDPLPPDAPSITVDGTSIRMAPGATEEPAWWIVHTSDLTSWTQRTVPGSVRTVPQNGARMVRVRAADRAFNLSTPARWP
- a CDS encoding cation transporter; the encoded protein is MTAPHTRGERVAQLGVLANAALAITKLVAGFVGNSYALIADAIESTADILSSLIVWGGLRVASREPDATYPFGYGRAETLAGATVAIMLLGAALVIAVEAVIEIRTPHHSPAPWTLAVLVAVIVLKWWLARHVGSVATEISSTAVRSDAWHHLSDAITSAAAFIGISIAVWGGPGWESADDWAALVAAAVIVYNGARMLQGSLAELMDRAVAPSLIDTIRAAAEGVDGVRATEKLAARKSGLHYRVTIHVQADPHLSLHDAHILGGKVKGAIRTRLPNVQSVLVHMEPFEGPRPG